Proteins co-encoded in one Actinomadura luteofluorescens genomic window:
- the leuS gene encoding leucine--tRNA ligase → MHDGYDPRAVQDKWQARWEELDPFKADEKGTAEERRYALDMFPYPSGDLHMGHAEAFAIGDVVARYWFQRGFNVLHPIGWDSFGLPAENAAIKRDSHPAEWTYANIETQAASFHRYAPSFDWTRRLHTSDPEYYKWTQWLFLRFYERGLAYRKGGHVNWCPKDQTVLANEQVVGGHCERCGALVEKRVLTQWYFKITEYADRLLDDMAQLEGKWPERVLLMQRNWIGRSTGADVDFVIEGRDEPVTVYTTRPDTLYGATFMVVAADAALAEEICHPDHRAAFEAYRDEVSRESEIERLSTEREKTGVFLGRYAVNPVNGERLPVWTSDYVLAEYGHGAIMAVPAHDQRDLDFALKFGLPVRVVVETGLADPAETGVATPGDGAIVNSGPIDGLTKADGIARITGILEERGTGRASVNFRLRDWLVSRQRFWGCPIPIVHCEACGEVPVPDDQLPVTLPEGLRGADLAPKGTSPLAAASDWVNTECPKCGGAATRDTDTMDTFVDSSWYYFRYCSPGYEGGPFDVEQVRKWMPVDQYTGGVEHAILHLLYSRFFTKVLYDMGMVDFTEPFTRLLNQGQVINQGKAMSKSLGNGVDLGEQIGEFGVDVVRLAILFSGPPEDDIDWADVSPHGMSKFLTRVHRIAAEVASPPGADVTSGDAALRRATARTVDEATTLVETQRFNVAIARIMELVTATRKAIDSGPGAADPAVREAAEAIAVLLSLFAPYTADEAWELLGRTAPVVRAGWPSADPALLVEESVTCVVQVAGKVRDRLDVPPGIAEEELERRALASVKVQDALAGADIAKIIVRAPKIVNIVPKR, encoded by the coding sequence CTGCACGACGGGTACGACCCACGGGCGGTTCAGGACAAGTGGCAGGCCCGCTGGGAGGAGCTCGACCCGTTCAAGGCGGACGAGAAGGGCACCGCCGAGGAGCGCCGCTACGCCCTGGACATGTTCCCCTACCCCAGCGGCGACCTGCACATGGGCCACGCGGAGGCGTTCGCCATCGGCGACGTCGTCGCGCGCTACTGGTTCCAGCGCGGCTTCAACGTCCTGCACCCGATCGGCTGGGACTCCTTCGGCCTGCCCGCCGAGAACGCCGCCATCAAGCGCGACTCGCACCCGGCCGAGTGGACGTACGCCAACATCGAGACGCAGGCGGCCTCCTTCCACCGCTACGCGCCGTCCTTCGACTGGACCCGGCGCCTGCACACCTCCGACCCCGAGTACTACAAGTGGACGCAGTGGCTGTTCCTGCGCTTCTACGAGCGGGGCCTGGCCTACCGCAAGGGCGGCCACGTCAACTGGTGCCCGAAGGACCAGACCGTCCTCGCCAACGAGCAGGTCGTCGGCGGGCACTGCGAGCGCTGCGGCGCGCTGGTCGAGAAGCGCGTGCTGACCCAGTGGTACTTCAAGATCACCGAGTACGCGGACCGGCTGCTGGACGACATGGCGCAGCTGGAGGGCAAGTGGCCCGAGCGCGTCCTGCTGATGCAGCGCAACTGGATCGGCCGCTCCACCGGCGCCGACGTCGACTTCGTGATCGAGGGGCGCGACGAGCCCGTCACCGTCTACACCACCCGCCCCGACACCCTGTACGGCGCGACGTTCATGGTCGTGGCCGCCGACGCCGCGCTGGCCGAGGAGATCTGCCACCCCGACCACCGCGCCGCGTTCGAGGCCTACCGCGACGAGGTCTCCCGCGAGAGCGAGATCGAGCGGCTGTCCACCGAGCGTGAGAAGACCGGCGTGTTCCTGGGCCGCTACGCGGTCAACCCGGTCAACGGCGAGCGGCTGCCCGTCTGGACGTCCGACTACGTCCTGGCCGAGTACGGACATGGCGCGATCATGGCCGTCCCGGCGCACGACCAGCGCGACCTGGACTTCGCGCTGAAGTTCGGGCTGCCCGTCCGCGTCGTCGTCGAGACCGGCCTGGCCGACCCCGCCGAGACCGGCGTCGCCACCCCGGGCGACGGCGCGATCGTCAACTCCGGCCCCATCGACGGGCTGACCAAGGCCGACGGCATCGCCCGCATCACCGGGATCCTGGAGGAGCGCGGCACCGGCCGCGCGTCGGTGAACTTCCGGCTGCGCGACTGGCTGGTGTCCCGGCAGCGGTTCTGGGGCTGCCCGATCCCGATCGTGCACTGCGAGGCGTGCGGCGAGGTCCCCGTCCCCGACGACCAGCTGCCGGTGACCCTGCCCGAGGGCCTGCGCGGCGCCGACCTGGCCCCCAAGGGCACCTCGCCCCTGGCCGCCGCGTCCGACTGGGTGAACACCGAGTGCCCCAAGTGCGGCGGCGCCGCCACCCGCGACACCGACACCATGGACACGTTCGTCGACTCGTCCTGGTACTACTTCCGCTACTGCTCGCCCGGCTACGAGGGCGGCCCGTTCGACGTCGAGCAGGTCCGCAAGTGGATGCCGGTCGACCAGTACACGGGCGGCGTCGAGCACGCGATCCTGCACCTGCTGTACAGCCGGTTCTTCACCAAGGTCCTGTACGACATGGGCATGGTCGACTTCACCGAGCCCTTCACCCGGCTGCTGAACCAGGGCCAGGTGATCAACCAGGGCAAGGCGATGTCGAAGTCGCTGGGCAACGGCGTCGACCTGGGCGAGCAGATCGGCGAGTTCGGGGTGGACGTCGTCCGCCTGGCGATCCTGTTCTCCGGCCCGCCCGAGGACGATATCGACTGGGCCGACGTGTCCCCGCACGGCATGTCGAAGTTCCTGACCCGCGTGCACCGGATCGCCGCCGAGGTCGCCTCCCCGCCCGGAGCGGACGTCACCTCCGGCGACGCGGCCCTGCGCCGTGCCACGGCCCGCACGGTCGACGAGGCCACCACGCTGGTCGAGACGCAGCGGTTCAACGTCGCCATCGCGCGGATCATGGAGCTGGTCACCGCGACCCGCAAGGCCATCGACTCCGGCCCCGGCGCCGCCGACCCGGCCGTCCGCGAGGCCGCCGAGGCGATCGCGGTTCTGCTGTCGCTGTTCGCCCCCTACACCGCCGACGAGGCGTGGGAGCTGCTGGGCCGCACCGCGCCGGTGGTCCGCGCGGGCTGGCCGTCCGCCGACCCGGCGCTGCTGGTGGAGGAGTCGGTCACCTGCGTCGTGCAGGTCGCAGGCAAGGTCCGCGACCGGCTGGACGTCCCGCCCGGCATCGCCGAGGAGGAACTGGAGCGCCGGGCCCTGGCCTCGGTCAAGGTCCAGGACGCCCTGGCCGGCGCCGACATCGCCAAGATCATCGTCCGCGCCCCCAAGATCGTCAACATCGTCCCCAAGCGCTGA
- a CDS encoding TerB family tellurite resistance protein — translation MIIFGWRVVFFTLTRGTFHCPGCGGDREYRRRQGRNFFTLFFIPVIPLTKAGGEFVECDTCKGRWNPAVLDVPTTAQLAQMPAMLLRMAIAQVLRSGDYTNAAARSRAVSVVRQAGEPGYDEPALDADLGRPFDEVRVEMARAASALAPEARESILRAAAEIALVDGPLTVSEEETLSAVGADLELTRVQVTGVVSMARQESGH, via the coding sequence TTGATCATCTTCGGCTGGCGGGTGGTGTTCTTCACCCTGACCAGGGGAACCTTCCACTGCCCCGGGTGCGGCGGCGACCGCGAGTACCGCCGCCGGCAGGGGCGCAACTTCTTCACGCTGTTCTTCATCCCGGTCATACCGCTGACGAAGGCCGGCGGCGAGTTCGTCGAATGCGACACCTGCAAGGGCCGCTGGAACCCCGCCGTGCTCGACGTGCCGACGACCGCGCAGCTCGCGCAGATGCCCGCGATGCTGCTGCGCATGGCCATCGCCCAGGTCCTGCGCTCCGGCGACTACACCAACGCGGCCGCCCGCTCCCGCGCCGTCTCCGTCGTCCGGCAGGCCGGCGAGCCCGGGTACGACGAGCCCGCCCTGGACGCCGACCTCGGCCGTCCCTTCGACGAGGTCCGCGTCGAGATGGCGCGCGCCGCCTCGGCCCTCGCCCCCGAGGCGCGGGAGAGCATCCTGCGCGCCGCCGCCGAGATCGCGCTGGTCGACGGCCCGCTGACCGTCTCCGAGGAGGAGACGCTGTCCGCCGTCGGCGCCGACCTGGAGCTGACCCGCGTGCAGGTGACCGGCGTCGTGTCCATGGCCCGCCAGGAGTCGGGGCACTAA
- a CDS encoding vitamin B12-dependent ribonucleotide reductase, whose amino-acid sequence MTETVSGSAARRGKGVRKGLKMERIFTTPGVHPYDEMRWERRDVVMTNWRDGSVNFEQRGVEFPDFWSLNAVNIVTSKYFRGAVGTPQREWSLKQLVDRVVRMYVDTGLKEGYFASEEDAEIFDHELKYALVHQLFSFNSPVWFNVGTKSPQQVSACFILSVDDTMESILEWYKEEGVIFKGGSGAGLNLSRIRSSRELLSSGGTASGPVSFMRGADASAGTIKSGGATRRAAKMVVLDVDHPDIGEFIETKAREEDKIRALRDAGFDMDLGGKDIGSVQYQNANNSVRVSDEFMHAVESDGEFALRARMTGEVVETIKAKELFRLMAKAAWECADPGIQYDDTINDWHTNPETGRITASNPCSEYMSLDNSSCNLASINLLKFLTPEDAFDVARFVKLTELIITAMDISITFADFPTEKIAQTTRDYRQLGIGYANLGALLMATGHAYDSEGGRSLAAAITSLMTGVAYRRSAEIAGVVGPYAGYARNAEGHKRVMRKHAAANDDIRTLDATDKAIHAAAAKQWADCLKAGEKNGYRNAQASLLAPTGTIGLMMDCDTTGIEPDLALMKFKKLVGGGSMQIVNHTVPRALKQLGYQQEQIEAIVEYISEHGHVVDAPGLRPEHYEVFDCAMGERTISPMGHVRMMAAVQPFLSGAISKTVNMPEQATIEDIEKVYFEGWRLGLKALAIYRDNCKVGQPLSAAGKKEQPVAAAPAETTPRPVRRRLPKQRPATVTRFSVAGAEGYMTASSYPDDGVGEVFLKLGKQGSTLAGVMDAFSMAISISLQYGVPLETWVEKFTNMRFEPAGMTDDPDIRMATSVMDYIFRRLALDHLPYEERAELGIFTAEERSMQANGEDPAALHAEEEVDRESLAQSAEIARPSAPAPAAGGEARSSMEVIESRQGRTADAPLCLTCGTKMRPAGSCYVCEGCGSTSGCS is encoded by the coding sequence ATGACGGAGACGGTGAGCGGCTCGGCGGCGCGGCGCGGCAAGGGGGTCCGCAAGGGGCTGAAGATGGAGCGCATCTTCACCACGCCCGGCGTGCACCCGTACGACGAGATGCGCTGGGAGCGTCGTGACGTCGTCATGACCAACTGGCGCGACGGCTCGGTGAACTTCGAGCAGCGCGGCGTCGAGTTCCCCGACTTCTGGTCGCTGAACGCCGTCAACATCGTCACGTCCAAGTACTTCCGCGGGGCGGTCGGCACGCCGCAGCGGGAGTGGAGCCTGAAGCAGCTCGTCGACCGTGTCGTCCGGATGTACGTGGACACGGGCCTCAAGGAGGGCTACTTCGCCTCCGAGGAGGACGCCGAGATCTTCGACCACGAGCTGAAGTACGCGCTGGTCCACCAGCTGTTCAGCTTCAACTCCCCCGTGTGGTTCAACGTCGGAACCAAGTCCCCGCAGCAGGTCTCGGCGTGCTTCATCCTGTCGGTGGACGACACGATGGAGTCGATCCTGGAGTGGTACAAGGAAGAGGGCGTGATCTTCAAGGGCGGCTCCGGCGCCGGCCTGAACCTCTCCCGCATCCGCTCCAGCCGGGAGCTGCTGTCCTCGGGCGGGACGGCCAGCGGCCCGGTGTCGTTCATGCGCGGCGCCGACGCGTCCGCCGGAACGATCAAGTCGGGCGGCGCGACCCGCCGTGCCGCCAAGATGGTCGTGCTGGACGTCGACCACCCCGACATCGGGGAGTTCATCGAGACCAAGGCGCGCGAGGAGGACAAGATCCGCGCGCTGCGGGACGCCGGGTTCGACATGGACCTCGGCGGCAAGGACATCGGCAGCGTCCAGTACCAGAACGCCAACAACTCCGTCCGGGTGTCGGACGAGTTCATGCACGCCGTGGAGTCGGACGGCGAGTTCGCGCTGCGCGCCCGGATGACCGGCGAGGTCGTCGAGACGATCAAGGCCAAGGAGCTGTTCCGGCTCATGGCCAAGGCGGCGTGGGAGTGCGCCGACCCCGGCATCCAGTACGACGACACGATCAACGACTGGCACACCAACCCCGAGACCGGGCGGATCACCGCGTCCAACCCCTGCTCGGAGTACATGAGCCTGGACAACTCGTCCTGCAACCTCGCGAGCATCAACCTGCTGAAGTTCCTCACCCCCGAGGACGCGTTCGACGTCGCGAGGTTCGTCAAGCTCACCGAGCTGATCATCACGGCGATGGACATCTCCATCACGTTCGCCGACTTCCCGACGGAGAAGATCGCGCAGACGACCCGCGACTACCGGCAGCTCGGCATCGGCTACGCCAACCTGGGCGCGCTGCTGATGGCGACCGGGCACGCCTACGACTCCGAGGGCGGACGGTCCCTCGCCGCGGCGATCACGTCGCTGATGACGGGCGTCGCCTACCGCCGCTCGGCCGAGATCGCGGGCGTGGTCGGCCCGTACGCGGGCTACGCGCGCAACGCCGAGGGCCACAAGCGCGTCATGCGCAAGCACGCCGCCGCCAACGACGACATCCGCACCCTGGACGCGACCGACAAGGCGATCCACGCCGCCGCGGCCAAGCAGTGGGCGGACTGCCTGAAGGCCGGCGAGAAGAACGGCTACCGCAACGCGCAGGCCAGCCTGCTCGCCCCCACCGGGACGATCGGCCTGATGATGGACTGCGACACCACCGGCATCGAGCCCGACCTCGCGCTGATGAAGTTCAAGAAGCTCGTCGGCGGCGGCTCCATGCAGATCGTCAACCACACGGTGCCGCGCGCCCTGAAGCAGCTCGGCTACCAGCAGGAGCAGATCGAGGCGATCGTCGAGTACATCTCCGAGCACGGCCACGTCGTGGACGCGCCCGGGCTGCGCCCCGAGCACTACGAGGTGTTCGACTGCGCGATGGGCGAGCGGACGATCAGCCCGATGGGGCACGTCCGGATGATGGCGGCCGTCCAGCCGTTCCTGTCCGGCGCGATCTCCAAGACCGTCAACATGCCGGAGCAGGCCACCATCGAGGACATCGAGAAGGTGTACTTCGAGGGCTGGCGGCTCGGCCTGAAGGCCCTGGCGATCTACCGCGACAACTGCAAGGTCGGCCAGCCGCTGTCGGCCGCGGGCAAGAAGGAGCAGCCGGTGGCGGCGGCGCCCGCGGAGACGACGCCGCGCCCCGTCCGCAGGCGGCTGCCGAAGCAGCGGCCCGCGACCGTGACCCGCTTCTCCGTGGCGGGCGCCGAGGGGTACATGACCGCCTCGTCCTACCCGGACGACGGCGTCGGCGAGGTCTTCCTCAAGCTCGGCAAGCAGGGCTCCACGCTCGCCGGCGTGATGGACGCCTTCTCCATGGCGATCTCCATCAGCCTCCAGTACGGCGTCCCGCTGGAGACGTGGGTGGAGAAGTTCACCAACATGCGCTTCGAGCCGGCGGGCATGACCGACGACCCGGACATCCGCATGGCGACCTCGGTGATGGACTACATCTTCCGCCGCCTGGCGCTGGACCACCTCCCGTACGAGGAGCGCGCCGAACTCGGCATCTTCACCGCCGAGGAGCGCTCGATGCAGGCCAACGGCGAGGACCCCGCCGCCCTGCACGCCGAGGAGGAGGTCGACCGCGAGTCGCTGGCGCAGTCCGCCGAGATCGCCCGGCCGTCGGCGCCCGCCCCGGCCGCCGGCGGTGAGGCCCGCTCGTCCATGGAGGTGATCGAGAGCCGCCAGGGCCGCACGGCCGACGCGCCGCTCTGCCTCACCTGCGGCACCAAGATGCGCCCGGCGGGCAGCTGCTACGTCTGCGAGGGCTGCGGCTCCACCAGCGGCTGCAGCTGA
- the nrdR gene encoding transcriptional regulator NrdR codes for MHCPFCRNPDTKVIDSRSTDDGGAIRRRRSCSECGKRFTTQENVLVMVAKRSGVTEPFSREKIIAGVRRACQGRPVDEDALAKLGQRVEEAIRSSGSAEIPSHEIGLAILGPLGELDEVAYLRFASVYRSFESLDDFAKEIEALRKAGSSGEPGPSR; via the coding sequence GTGCACTGCCCGTTCTGTCGCAACCCCGACACCAAAGTGATCGACAGCCGTTCGACCGATGACGGGGGCGCCATTCGGCGTCGCCGGTCGTGCTCGGAATGCGGCAAGCGATTCACGACGCAGGAGAATGTGCTCGTGATGGTGGCCAAGCGCAGCGGGGTCACCGAGCCGTTCTCCCGGGAGAAGATCATCGCCGGTGTGCGCAGGGCCTGCCAGGGCCGTCCGGTCGACGAGGATGCGCTCGCGAAGCTGGGGCAGCGGGTCGAAGAGGCGATCAGGTCGTCCGGGTCCGCGGAAATCCCCTCGCACGAGATCGGCCTCGCGATCCTGGGGCCGCTCGGCGAACTCGACGAGGTCGCCTATCTGCGATTCGCCTCGGTCTACCGAAGCTTCGAGTCGCTGGACGACTTCGCCAAGGAGATCGAAGCACTGCGGAAGGCCGGTTCCTCGGGGGAGCCCGGCCCGTCCCGGTAG
- a CDS encoding helix-turn-helix transcriptional regulator encodes MDRQEMAVFLRSRRARIRPADVGLPGGTRRRTPGLRREEVARLAGMSVDYYIRLEQGRGPRPSRQILGALARALRLTDDERAYLHGLAGEAPEPPSGPSQDVPPGIVHLLERLDDTPAYVLSARQDIIAWNPLAAALMTDFAAMAPQDRNVVRWLFTGPDIERYGADEHVTQFARGLVADLRAAFGRYPGDAGIAGLVAEVAGRSALFARLWDEGEVGVRRGSRKRMRHPVVGELDMHCDVLYVPERDQRVVLYTTTPGTPSHEAMKLLRVVGTQDLGIR; translated from the coding sequence ACAGGAGATGGCGGTGTTCCTGCGGTCCCGGCGGGCCCGCATCCGGCCCGCGGACGTCGGGCTCCCGGGAGGGACGCGCCGCCGGACCCCCGGTCTGCGCCGGGAAGAGGTCGCGCGACTGGCCGGGATGTCGGTGGACTACTACATCCGGCTGGAGCAGGGACGCGGGCCCCGCCCGTCGAGGCAGATCCTCGGTGCGCTGGCGCGCGCGCTGAGGCTGACCGACGACGAGCGCGCCTACCTCCACGGCCTCGCCGGCGAGGCGCCGGAACCGCCGAGCGGCCCTTCGCAGGACGTCCCGCCGGGCATCGTCCACCTGCTCGAACGGCTGGACGACACCCCCGCCTACGTGCTGAGCGCCCGGCAGGACATCATCGCCTGGAACCCGCTCGCGGCGGCGCTCATGACCGACTTCGCCGCGATGGCGCCCCAGGACCGCAACGTCGTCCGCTGGCTGTTCACCGGCCCCGACATCGAGCGGTACGGCGCCGACGAGCACGTCACGCAGTTCGCCCGTGGCCTGGTGGCCGACCTGCGGGCCGCGTTCGGCCGGTATCCGGGCGACGCCGGCATCGCCGGGCTGGTCGCCGAGGTCGCCGGCCGCAGCGCGCTGTTCGCCCGGCTCTGGGACGAGGGCGAGGTCGGCGTCAGGCGCGGCAGCCGCAAGCGCATGAGGCATCCCGTCGTCGGCGAGCTGGACATGCACTGCGACGTCCTGTACGTCCCGGAACGCGACCAGCGGGTCGTCCTCTACACGACCACGCCGGGCACGCCGTCGCACGAGGCGATGAAACTGCTGCGCGTCGTCGGGACCCAGGACCTCGGCATCCGCTGA
- a CDS encoding LysM peptidoglycan-binding domain-containing protein, which yields MPGSPHSDRPPIRLTRRGRVVLVAFAATVTLILLWLTVGPGAFAGSRAGHVGPSRPAATVVVEPGETLWDIASTADPGSDPRIVVQRIIDLNGLAGDPTVHPGQELRLPSS from the coding sequence ATGCCGGGTTCACCCCACAGTGACCGTCCCCCGATCCGCCTGACCCGCCGGGGCCGCGTCGTCCTGGTCGCCTTCGCCGCCACGGTGACCCTCATTCTGCTCTGGCTCACCGTGGGGCCGGGCGCTTTCGCCGGTTCCCGGGCGGGCCACGTGGGTCCGTCCCGCCCCGCGGCCACGGTCGTCGTCGAGCCCGGCGAGACCCTCTGGGACATCGCGTCCACCGCCGATCCCGGCAGCGACCCGCGCATCGTGGTGCAGCGCATCATCGACCTCAACGGCCTGGCCGGTGATCCCACCGTCCATCCCGGGCAAGAACTCAGGCTTCCCTCAAGCTGA
- the lexA gene encoding transcriptional repressor LexA, translating into MSKVRELPDGPMDETGLTQRQRMVLEVIRDSVQRRGYPPSMREIGEAVGLTSTSSVSHQLRALQRKGFLRRDPNRPRAVEVRVPGTTPVRTHEEAYEPSSGQPAPAYVPLVGRIAAGGPILAEEAVEDVFTLPKQLVGEGTHFLLKVTGDSMIEAAIADGDWVVVRQQPVAEQGDIVAAMIDGEATVKTFKRRDDGHIWLMPQNPAYEPIPGDEASVLGRVVAVLRKM; encoded by the coding sequence ATGAGCAAGGTCCGGGAGCTGCCCGACGGGCCGATGGACGAGACGGGCCTGACCCAGCGACAGCGCATGGTCCTGGAGGTGATCCGTGACTCGGTCCAGCGCCGCGGGTACCCGCCCTCGATGCGCGAGATCGGCGAGGCCGTGGGGCTGACCAGCACGTCCAGCGTGTCGCACCAGCTCCGGGCGCTCCAGCGCAAGGGCTTCCTGCGTCGCGACCCGAACCGGCCGCGCGCGGTCGAGGTCCGGGTGCCGGGCACGACGCCGGTGCGCACGCACGAGGAGGCCTACGAGCCGTCCTCGGGGCAGCCCGCGCCCGCCTACGTGCCGCTCGTCGGCCGCATCGCCGCCGGTGGCCCGATCCTCGCCGAGGAGGCCGTCGAGGACGTCTTCACGCTGCCGAAGCAGCTCGTCGGCGAGGGCACCCACTTCCTGCTGAAGGTCACCGGCGACTCGATGATCGAGGCCGCGATCGCGGACGGTGACTGGGTGGTCGTGCGGCAGCAGCCGGTGGCCGAGCAGGGCGACATCGTGGCCGCCATGATCGACGGCGAGGCCACGGTCAAGACGTTCAAGCGCCGCGACGACGGCCACATCTGGCTGATGCCCCAGAACCCCGCCTACGAGCCGATCCCCGGCGACGAGGCGTCCGTCCTCGGCCGGGTCGTGGCGGTCCTCCGCAAGATGTGA
- a CDS encoding long-chain-fatty-acid--CoA ligase, translating into MLNLSVLLEDAARETPDRDAVVFGDLRLSYSFLDQVANQVANLLRERGIGPGDKVALSCPNLPYFPMVYFGVLKAGAVVVPLNVLLKPREIAYHLGDSGAKAFFCFEGTPELPLGEMGRAGFEQAEGCEHLFLLPADPSAAESPVEGAELFWAALAGKPGTFETARTGPGDTAVIIYTSGTTGQPKGAELTHSNLLMNAMVDDTLFYRTLHDTSLVTLPLFHIFGQTCVMNVGLYRRATLVMQARFDARQAVELMVKEKVNIFAGVPTMYWGLLTDETSDEDIEAIRENLRVAVSGGSALPMEVLKGIKTKFGVDVLEGYGLSETSPVASFNRPDRPTRPGSIGLPVWGVEMKLIDDDWKEIEGEGPGEIAIRGHNIMKGYHGRPEATESSIRDGWFRTGDVARRDEDGYYYIIDRSKDMIIRGGYNVYPRELEEVLMTHPEVSLAAVVGVAHPSHGEEVKAYVIRTPGASVTEDELVAWGKEQFANYKYPRIVEFRDELPMTATGKILKRELR; encoded by the coding sequence ATGCTCAACCTGTCCGTGCTGCTGGAGGACGCCGCCCGGGAGACGCCCGACCGCGACGCCGTCGTGTTCGGCGACCTCCGGCTGTCCTACTCCTTCCTCGACCAAGTCGCGAACCAGGTCGCGAACCTGCTGCGCGAGCGCGGCATCGGGCCGGGCGACAAGGTGGCGCTCTCCTGCCCGAACCTCCCGTACTTCCCGATGGTGTACTTCGGGGTGCTCAAGGCGGGGGCGGTGGTCGTCCCGCTGAACGTGCTGCTGAAGCCGCGGGAGATCGCCTACCACCTCGGCGACTCCGGGGCCAAGGCGTTCTTCTGCTTCGAGGGGACGCCGGAGCTGCCGCTCGGCGAGATGGGGCGCGCCGGGTTCGAGCAGGCGGAGGGGTGCGAGCACCTCTTCCTGCTGCCCGCCGACCCGTCCGCCGCCGAGTCCCCGGTCGAGGGGGCCGAGCTGTTCTGGGCGGCGCTCGCGGGGAAGCCGGGCACCTTCGAGACGGCCCGCACCGGACCGGGCGACACCGCCGTGATCATCTACACCAGCGGGACGACCGGGCAGCCGAAGGGCGCCGAGCTCACGCACAGCAACCTGCTGATGAACGCGATGGTGGACGACACGCTCTTCTACCGGACCCTGCACGACACGTCGCTGGTCACGCTGCCGCTGTTCCACATATTCGGGCAGACGTGCGTGATGAACGTCGGCCTCTACCGGCGGGCGACGCTCGTGATGCAGGCGAGGTTCGACGCCCGGCAGGCCGTCGAGCTGATGGTCAAGGAGAAGGTGAACATCTTCGCGGGCGTCCCGACGATGTACTGGGGCCTGCTGACCGACGAGACGTCCGACGAGGACATCGAGGCGATCCGGGAGAACCTGCGGGTCGCGGTGTCGGGCGGGTCGGCGCTGCCGATGGAGGTCCTCAAGGGGATCAAGACCAAGTTCGGCGTGGACGTCCTGGAGGGCTACGGCCTGTCGGAGACGTCGCCGGTGGCCTCGTTCAACCGGCCGGACCGTCCGACCAGGCCCGGCTCGATCGGCCTGCCGGTGTGGGGCGTGGAGATGAAGCTGATCGACGACGACTGGAAGGAGATCGAGGGCGAGGGGCCCGGCGAGATCGCCATCCGGGGCCACAACATCATGAAGGGCTACCACGGGCGGCCCGAGGCGACCGAAAGCTCCATCAGGGACGGCTGGTTCCGCACCGGTGACGTGGCCCGCCGCGACGAGGACGGCTACTACTACATCATCGACCGCTCCAAGGACATGATCATCCGGGGCGGGTACAACGTGTACCCGCGGGAGCTGGAAGAGGTCCTGATGACCCACCCGGAGGTCTCGCTGGCGGCGGTCGTGGGCGTCGCGCACCCCTCGCACGGCGAGGAGGTCAAGGCCTACGTGATCCGCACGCCCGGCGCCTCCGTGACCGAGGACGAGCTGGTCGCGTGGGGCAAGGAGCAGTTCGCGAACTACAAGTACCCGCGGATCGTCGAGTTCCGCGACGAGCTGCCGATGACGGCCACCGGCAAGATCCTCAAGCGCGAGCTGCGCTGA